The DNA region ACAGTTTTTCTTTATCCATGGGCAATGAGTTTCGATGTATTGGGGGTACCCGTATTCATAGAAGCTTTCATTTTCGTGCTTATCCTAATTGTTGGTTCAGTTTATGCATGGTGAAAAGCTAAAGAGTATCTTTAGCACTTAACTATCAAGACCAAgttatttcttaattaattattacTTCTACCCCTTTatattttgaggtgttacattgttagaaattttttttcaaatgattCAATCGGACACTTATCATTTTACTCATCTCTATCGGTTTAGCTATTCCATCTTCCACCtttactttcattttctttatttatcttGCTATTTAGTTTCATTTTAATCATTATATTGTTATTTTCGTGTTCTTGAGCACTTTCGAGAGTGGTTTCGTTCCTTGAAGGCTTTAATCATTCCATCATTCTTCTTGCCTCAAAGTAGATTCTATTCTTCCTTTTTGTTCACTTTTCTTAGCCTTTTCTTTGCTTCGATTATTGAttttaattctcttttttttcttcttattttaggCTTAAAACACCCTTGTAGCTCAAATCATTGAAATTTATTTAGAGTCTCTTTTGACGAGGTTTTTAAAGTTTGAAACAACTTCAAATCACCTTAAAGACTTTTGGGACTTCATGGATGCATTAATATGTAGGTTTGTTGATTATAGATGTCATATTtgataacttaaaatttttaaaatatcaattaaaaattttaaatttataatcatttatcttttTCTAATACTTGTACGAATAGCATAAATGAATATAAATTATGCATGCAGTTCATGTTTTGTAGGTATATAATATTGTCTAACTAAACCCACTTACGTGTATTTGTTGATTATAATTGGAATGCACTTCTTTTTAGGGTTATTTGTTAATAAAGGAAATAATTTCGACAATCAAAGAGCTTCGTcattaactaatttattaaagaatAATATTGAATATATCTTTGCATCAATGACAAAATTCATGAATCAATAATCTATGTTTTGTTTGGATCTATTTTGACTTATACTTGCACATATAAGTGGCCACTAATTTTTGAcactttaaatcaatttttactcttttataattatatttaaaaataaaatataatcattcaATCATGTTATTCAACACAATcgattatttaaaatatatattttttcgaaTAAATATTTCGTATTTATATATTTCAGATATACTAAGACTTAGACTGTATATATATAACAGCAATAAACCTGACCGAAGTCTAAAAATCAGATTGTTGTTACTCGATATCCTTCTATCCAAATTATCATGTTATACATATGTGTGTGAGAAAAATAGATTTTGCATGGCTACATAGTACATAATTTTCAACAGCTTACCAGTAATTCTGGCAAGAGCAAGCACCATCTTTGAAACAATGGAACCGGTTCCGGTCACGAACAACAATTTCCCTATTAACAATTGCTGATATCAATTTGAAAGCTGCATGGCAGTCTTCACAAACACGGAGGTTCTTCATTATCCTAATCACCGAGCCAGGAGGCGTGTTTATCAGTCCAAAACAGAGTGCTAATTTCTCGCTATGGCCGTATAGAAACTTCTCCTTCTCTTTCTCTTCTACGTCTAATAGGACAACCGATGTGTCCGGTTTATATCCTTTTAACTTCATGTAATCCAGAAGTTTTTCCCAcatatcagatatttcattagcTTGAGAATGCGAATCATCCCCAGCAACAAATTCATGAATGACCCCATCGACCATGATAGAACTACACCCTGGTTTCTTCTTCACACCTCGGTTTTTCATTAGCTTCCTTACTCTTGATGCATCCTCCCATCTTTCGGCTTCAGCATAGATATTAGATAAAACAATGTAGTATCCATCGTTAAGAGGATCGAGTTGAGCAAGATGTCTAGCAGCTTCCTCAGCTAGTTCAATGTTTTTATGAACCTTGCATCCACCAAGGAGAGCTCCCCATACAACTCCATTTGGTTTTATAGGCATGTTCATTATGAACTCATGGGCTTCTTGAAGGAGCCCTGCTCGGCTATAAAGATCAACCATGCAACCATAATGCTCAATCTCAGGAATAATTCCGTAGTCTCTTGTCATGCAGGAAAAGAACCGACGACCTTTGTCAACCAACCCCATGTGACTACACGCATGCAAGAGTCCAATAAAGGTTACCCCATTAGGCATCACCCCCATCTCAATCATCATTGAGAAAACCCTTAAAGCTTCCTGAGCATGTCCATGGATTGCAAGCCCTTGTATCATAGCTGACCACGACACGATCGTTCGTTCCTCCATCTCCTCGAAAACCCTCCTAGCTTCCTCCAAGCAAccacatttcacatacatatcaATCAAAGTATTCAAAACTCTTACATTCCTTCCAAATCCACTTCTTTTGGAGTATTCATGGATTCTCATCCCCAACTCAAGTGCACCCAAATCAGCACAAGCTGAAAGAACAGCCACTACAGTGACTTCATTAACCTGCACCCCAATCTTCTCCATCTCCATAAACAATTCAACCCCTTCCTTGGGCCTCCCGCTGTGAACACACGCAGAAATCATCATAGTCCACGACCTCACATTTCTCTCAGGCATACGCGAAAAGAACCCATAAGCACCCTCGAAATCTCCACTTTTCACCAGGTGGGTAATCATAACGTTCCAACTGACAACATCTCGTTGGGGCATTTTATCGAACACCAACCGAGCCGTACTCATTTCTCCGCACAatccataaaaattcaaaataatattctGCAAAACCATGTTCCACTGAAACCCAAATTTCTCAACAACCCCATGAATTATCTTACCATTTTTATCATCCAACAAAGCGGTGCAAGCTTTGAGAACGAAAGCGCAGGTGAAACTATCGGGAACAACATCGAATTCACGTAGACGACGAAACAAAAGGATGGCATCAAAAGGGGAGTCACTTTCAGCTAAAGTTTTCAAGCAAGAGTTCCATACGACGATGTGGGGTTGATGGAAATGGGCGAGAAGTCGGTGGGCGTAAGAGAAATCGAGGTGAGACAAAGCACAAACGGAAGCGATTCGAGAGGGAGGGATGAGAGAGAGTGGAGTGTTGGTTTTGATGAGATAGGCATGAGCTTGTTTCAGCTCTAATGGAGAATTGAAGTTGGAGACAAGGGTTTGTGCTGGCCAAGGAAGTGAGTGAAGTGAAGAAGACATGGTTACTTGCATTCTCTCTGGTTTCACTTCAGTTGGGTTGAAACCATCGATTTGATTAGATTTAGCCACTCAAATTCGATGTTTTAGAACGATTGGTTAAAATTTTAGCTTCCTTTAATCCAAAAAAATAGATCGCCTTGTCAAAATAAAAGACTGGAGATTAATAATGGCTTAACATGGATTTCTTTGGTCTAATTTTGATTTTAGTCCTTCTACTatgataaaaattcaaattctccACTTTAATTTAACTTGATACTCTACTATTAGTATTGTGTTAATCTATACAGAGATACATAAACTTGGCAACTTATATCTACTGGGTGCCTAACACATCGTTAAAATATGCTGACATAACACTGATGACTAATTCAAGGCTCGATTCTCAACTCAAGCTCAATCGAATGTCAATTTTAAGGCTCAAACTCAATTCAAGGCATAATCAAGCTTGATTAAATTCGTTATCAATTTTCATACTCAAGCTCAATTAAACTCATTTGTATACAAATTCAAACTCATtcataatataaacatatattcaaaaaaaaaaatagattatacTTGGAAGTCAATCGAATCAAACACTACAATGTTTAAATTCGACTCAATCGATAACTCGAACTATTTGAACTCAACTTGATAATTGCCGAATCAAGTTCAAatgtttttaaaatcaaattcgaataatttgcaaaCACAAATATCTCACTTACACCACTAAGCAACCTCACCCATAAGCTCGAAAACACATTCAAATCCTCGAAAATGTGCTAGTGTAAAGAGCTTTACTCCTTGAATGCTCCcgaaataaatatttaacttttctaaaattaaaaatcaaaaccaTTAAACTAAAAAGATAAAACtacattattttgataaatatttaaagttaaaaagacaaaatcattatattatttatgtagttaACTAATCTTGTACTTGTCTACTAattaaataatcggtccatgtaaaCACAACATTAAGTACATATAATAGTATTTATTAACTCGACTCAActtgactcaaaattttttgactctattcgattcgaaaaaaattcaaattgagttcaatTGCTAAAATAGAATTCGTCAACTcaactaaattgaaatttttttactcgatttgactcgatcgaatactcaccctaTGAAAAACCCTTGTTTGGTTGCCATGAAAAGGCTCATCCATGGCTCCTTGAAATTGACATTATAAGCCTTCCTAAAATGAAAGGGTCAATGATTTCATCATACATTAATATCCTCAATCGCTAGATTCAAAAGGACTTGCAGTAAATTAAAAACTTAGAACGGCTTTGCATTCCACTAACAAGTTCTAAAACAATTGTCTTAAAATGCTCGTGTTTTGCTTAAGAAACATCGACCGCATCTTCTCGAGCTTTATAACCGAAAATCACAACAAAATCTCCAATGGTTTGTCGAATTCATTGTCTGCTTCAAGCTACCAATCAAAGGATCTTATTTGAAGAGTTCCGGGTTAAGCCAGTCCCTGCAATCAGAAAGATGAAATGTAAAATCGAGCTCTATTATAAGGTAAGAGGAGAAGACCATAGAAATTACTTCTTAATGTCGTCAAGGTGGTCATCGAAATCTACAACATCCTGCCATTTCTCGGATGACATGTAATCTGATAAAACAGCATTAGCCGCTGGCTCCTTAATTACCAATCGGCTGCCTCCATCCGGTCCAGCCAGTTTCCAATTCTTGGATGCATCCCTTATGTAAAGCTAATGTATGACAAGACAAATATTCTCATTAGTAAAAGTTATTGGCCCATGAATACATCAGCGATCCGAAGAAAAACACCTCAAAATGCCCAGAGAGTTGCATCAGAAGTAAATTTCTAAAGATATAACCAGACTAAAAAGGTAGCTATTGGAAGCCGTATGCTATAACtaatggtaaaagtaccatgaaggccCTGTATtaggagttggattgcattttgcccctccacttaaaaaatggacaaattaatccttgtacattatatcaaagagcaaatggacatttctgttaaaattttcatccatttctaccgTTAAAAACTGGCGTGGATAACAGAATAACCAGACAGTGACATGTAGCATGCCATGTGTACCTCATGCTGATGTACAAggaccagtttttaacaatagaaatggatgaaatttttaacagaagggcCAATTTgatctttgatctaatgtacagggactattttgcaatagagggggtaaaatgcaatctgactcttgATACAAGAGCccctatgatacttttacctgtAACTAATGCACAAAATCTGATAGTCGCTACAAATATTCAATGCAAAATAAAACAGTTTCATTGATAAGCAATGGGAATACTTCATGAATACCGTTTACGTACAAAGCATCTTAGGGGCTAAATGAAGTTCAAAGCATCAAAAGCAAGAAACTGAGGAACGGAGAAGGGGGATCACATATGAAACAAATAAATCAGATTCCCTGATTCTAATTCAGAGAGGTGTGAAACTTCCATACCTAGGAATTTGGAATAGCAACAGGGTTTGTAGCCTATACAGTCGATATAACTACATGTCTATGAGATAGAAACGATCACTGTTGCACAGAAACCAAATATACAAAACCACAAGATTGTTGATGCACTTTGAGTAAGATTTAGACCACTCAAAGCATTGGAAAGCAAGCTgacaaaaaaaactttatatgcaTATACGAAGCAAAAAACCTTTATCCATACTCAAGCCACTGATTTTAACTCCTAAAACAGTAAGTTCTAAGATATAACTAATGGCACCCAGATATAGCATTTTCCCCCTAAATGTCTCTCCCTACTATTCACTCGGGGAGTGAAACCCTTTGTTGCTTCAACttctaatttttcttaaaatacctGTGTGACTCTTATTCAAACATGAACACGAAGACACAGGTCATAACCCTCCAAGGACCCTTCAAATACACAGAAAAACTTAAATGAGGCTAACCATACAGCGAGTAACATAGGTGGAATTTACCCCCATCACCTCCACCGAAATCAATCAAAACCAAGAAAGCAAGATAGAACTAAAACTTTAAAGATCACAAGTAAACACACACCTGCATCACAGGGCTTTGGTCTTTCCCCATGGGCAAAGCTTCAAGCTTTTTGTTATCCAACTACAAATGAGAAAAATCACAAACAAATCACAGACTTGAGACGTAACCAATAGGAAAAaccatgtatatacatatattagagAAGGTATTACCAGAACAATCAAAATACATACCAAGAAAATGGCAGCTTGAGGGAAGTACCGGCAAATATGGTCACCTATATTCTTTGCAACAATGCCTAGCTCTGCATCATCAAATCTCTCATTTGCATGGAAATAACCCACAATTCCCAAGCCCTTAGATCCATAATGCTCCTCTATCTGATCAAAACCAACCCATTAGaaaacttacatatatataatatatatattatatatatactatatatatatatcaatttcatatttcaaagccAATTCAAAGGGTCTTTGATCAAAACCCAACTGAATCTTTACCAAAATATTTGACAGTTTTTAACAACCCAATTGAATCTTAGATCAGAACTCAAGTATTAAGCGTCCATAAACCTATGAGTATTCAAAACTAAGTGTTCCAAGGGAGAATTTGTTAAAAGAATAagataaatacataaatataattAACCCTAAGAAGAGAACATTGGTACCATGATGAGGGCGATCTCAAGGGAAGGCAACAAGGCAAGATTAGAGTGAAATAGAGGGACTGAGTCAGCGATCTCAACAACGCTATC from Gossypium hirsutum isolate 1008001.06 chromosome A04, Gossypium_hirsutum_v2.1, whole genome shotgun sequence includes:
- the LOC107931186 gene encoding pentatricopeptide repeat-containing protein At5g48910 translates to MQVTMSSSLHSLPWPAQTLVSNFNSPLELKQAHAYLIKTNTPLSLIPPSRIASVCALSHLDFSYAHRLLAHFHQPHIVVWNSCLKTLAESDSPFDAILLFRRLREFDVVPDSFTCAFVLKACTALLDDKNGKIIHGVVEKFGFQWNMVLQNIILNFYGLCGEMSTARLVFDKMPQRDVVSWNVMITHLVKSGDFEGAYGFFSRMPERNVRSWTMMISACVHSGRPKEGVELFMEMEKIGVQVNEVTVVAVLSACADLGALELGMRIHEYSKRSGFGRNVRVLNTLIDMYVKCGCLEEARRVFEEMEERTIVSWSAMIQGLAIHGHAQEALRVFSMMIEMGVMPNGVTFIGLLHACSHMGLVDKGRRFFSCMTRDYGIIPEIEHYGCMVDLYSRAGLLQEAHEFIMNMPIKPNGVVWGALLGGCKVHKNIELAEEAARHLAQLDPLNDGYYIVLSNIYAEAERWEDASRVRKLMKNRGVKKKPGCSSIMVDGVIHEFVAGDDSHSQANEISDMWEKLLDYMKLKGYKPDTSVVLLDVEEKEKEKFLYGHSEKLALCFGLINTPPGSVIRIMKNLRVCEDCHAAFKLISAIVNREIVVRDRNRFHCFKDGACSCQNYW
- the LOC107931188 gene encoding ER membrane protein complex subunit 8/9 homolog; translation: MVAELKYEISQNAYIKLVLHALKHKTTAVNGILLGRVNPQNDSVVEIADSVPLFHSNLALLPSLEIALIMIEEHYGSKGLGIVGYFHANERFDDAELGIVAKNIGDHICRYFPQAAIFLLDNKKLEALPMGKDQSPVMQLYIRDASKNWKLAGPDGGSRLVIKEPAANAVLSDYMSSEKWQDVVDFDDHLDDIKKDWLNPELFK